A window of the Hordeum vulgare subsp. vulgare chromosome 5H, MorexV3_pseudomolecules_assembly, whole genome shotgun sequence genome harbors these coding sequences:
- the LOC123395362 gene encoding uncharacterized protein LOC123395362 — MTGKKRKAEAARLDETDRAMYGAFRGAANSLSQLYTLAMGGQKLSFQAGERHAMEKLYEWILRQHENGLRLTVGDIASHVQHEIQYGGDNPLASPRSQYASQSTQATVHMPNTSSQQPSASLFALGNPGLTQPKNSAVFSNALSSPVRRGLQPYHLDQGGDAGYFANGLAREPNPTASNDSSMDMHSDSPAHDSS, encoded by the exons ATGACGGGGAAGAAGCGGAAGGCGGAGGCGGCGCGGCTGGACGAGACGGACCGGGCCATGTACGGCGCGTTCCGGGGCGCCGCCAACTCGCTCTCGCAGCTCTACACGCTCGCCATGGGCGGCCAGAAGCTCTCCTTCCAGGCCGGCGAGCGCCACGCCATG GAAAAGCTGTATGAATGGATCTTAAGACAGCATGAAAATGGCTTGAGGCTGACAGTGGGTGATATAGCCTCGCACGTCCAG CATGAGATTCAGTATGGAGGCGACAATCCGTTGGCCTCTCCAAGATCACAATATGCAAGCCAAAGCACTCAGGCTACCGTGCATATGCCCAACACAAGCAGCCAGCAACCATCTGCGAGCTTATTTGCACTAGGAAACCCAGGGTTGACGCAGCCCAAGAACTCGGCGGTCTTTTCCAACGCACTATCCAGCCCCGTGCGCCGGGGCCTGCAACCATACCATCTGGATCAGGGTGGGGATGCAGGCTACTTTGCGAACGGCTTGGCCCGCGAGCCGAATCCCACGGCTTCAAACGACTCATCCATGGACATGCATTCGGACAGCCCAGCTCACGACTCCTCCTGA